TGGAGGCAATCCACGAAATGTTGTTCTCCCCTGTCGCCCTTTGGGAACCAGGGGTAGATCACGAGGGAGCTGGTGGAGGAAGGCCTCACGGGCAAGGAGGCAGAGGCGACGCAAGACCGGACGACCCCAAGAACAGAAATGGAGGCATCGACGCGAGACGGAGGCGGCGACGGGCGACGCGAGGAAGAGAAACAGAGGGAGCGGTGAGCGAGGAGAGCGCTTCCCGGCCAATTGGGTCGTGGATTTCTCCCCGTGGAAAGTAGAGGGAATTGGGCTCCAAAACTCCGTCACTCGGGGTTCCAAATGGTACGGCAATCTGCCACGGGGGAGGATGGCCCGTGGACTCGTGGCGCCGGGAAAAGGGTGGGATCCCGGCGGGAAACCTGACTGCCAAAGTAGCCCCAAAGGGAATTCTTTCCGCGCACGATGCCGCCCTCTCCCCACCAGGTAACTGTAGCCCCATCGGGGAGGAATTTCCAGACACCATTTGGATGACATAAGGATATAAATCCCGGCCAACAAAAATACATTCAAACAATTAGGAAAAAGTCACAGATTTCAGAAATGCTATTGTCGAGTAGAAATTCAGCACGATTACATAAGAACTATTAATTCGTCACAACATTCTGTAGCTTATTAGTTACAAACATAACAAATAGATATAGGAAAATAAATAGGATCTATCTAGGCATTTTTGTCTAGGCACAAATCCAGTACATTTATCCAACTACATAACCAGCAAAGATACGACCATAGTCTATAAATCCTTGCAATCAACACTTATAACAATCATCGGTAGCATGACTCAACGATAGCCAAAACTTGCATGATTAGGCCTACAATTACATGAAGAGAGAAGTCAACATCAGCAGCATACAAAATGGGTTACAACAAAAAAATATAAGGCCCAAAATTATTTCGAATGAACACATAATGAAAAAAACTACAGAAAAAGTAAGGTGTTGTCCCTTCTATGGAGTATCAGTATCAGGCAAACAAGAATAAAGCATTTTCTTCTAACATTGGCAAAGAAATGAAAATAagaaagttaaaaaaaaagaacCATGAAATCATCTTAGAGATAAGAGGTTTTACACACACAAAACTGGGTACAAATTAAATCATTAAGCATGCAAACATAACAGTGAGTGTCAACAGCACAACCAAGAACAGGATTACAGGGCAGGTGTTGCCAGGGCTGTAaagcccccacccccacccccaccccacccGCCACCCATGTTTCCCCTTTTTAGCCCTATATGCATAGAACCTTGATTAAAGCGTATAACCATGATTAACACGCCAAAAAGTATGGTTTACATCTAATCTCATTATTAAGCACCTTCCTTGTCCCATTCCAAGCTCCGCCCCTGAGTACAGTGGCACCAGATCAAATAAGAAAAGTTGCATGTAGAACAAAATGTTCAGTTCTAAGCAAATATGGATTGAAGCTAATTGTCCAATTAAATTGACATGTAAAATAATCTGTCTCtaaaaatgaagatagaaacagACATCTGCTAAAGTAAAGCCAGATGTGAAGAACCATACAATTGTCTAAATAGATGAAAAAGTGCATCTCGTGCAACATGGAAGAGAGGAAGAGAAATTTTCCCTCAAATTATGTATATCTTGGTGAGTTATCCAAGCAATCCATTCCATTTGATGGTCTAGACTCTGGGCATGGCATGTGGAAACTGAAAACGTAATGCAACACCAAGCTACTGGAAACGGTAACTCCAGTTCACATTGTTAACACTGCTTTTTTAGTCTTAGTACAAACACATGATGCATTCGCATTGTTACCACGGTCATCATACATTGCACGTGGACGTTCCCAGAACATGGAACGTGGCCATGTTCTCGTTCCAACGCTGCTAAGATATAGGCATGATATTATATATGATATGTCTGTGCATGTACCAAATGTGGAATCGCATCAAAAAAATATAGGATCTATACTTGTATAAAAAAGATTGGCATGAGTACAGTGATGTACATAATTTCTATGCCATTAAATTACAGAAGTCAGATGAAATGTCCAGGCAGAGACATGGGCACTTGTTAGGATAAGGAAATGTACAAAGAAGGCTTAACAGGCTGCATAAATCACAAGTGGCATCGCAATTGTTTGGAAAATAAGGCCAAGGTGTGAGTTGACTAAAAACAATATGACCAACGACCACTGGGAATTAAAAGTGACCAAAGAAAATCAAATAATACATTGCATATAGATTATTTGGCTCATCTCCCATACGGCCAGGACTCAAGTTTCAACTTTGGAATTGCATTAGGATGTCAACACATAGGAATTACTGATAGATCATAAAAAAAATAGcaacagataaaagcatataCTTATTCTTGTGGCTGCTGGGTTATATGCGATCACTAATCAAGGTGCATCCGATTAGCTTGGCAAATAAGGGAAAAGTTACTATAGGTTTACCTTTGAAACAGGTGACAAAAGAATTTCATGGATAAGGAAGTTGGCATCCTTGCTGCCAAGTTACTCCCACTTTGGATGAACTAAGAAATATCTTGATTATCAATTAATCATTGCACCAGGTATGTAAGTTTTGGTATTCAACATCAGAAGAAGTATTCTTGGTACTTTATTTCCCTGCAAGCATTCAAGAAACGTGAATGTGACAATTTAAATTAAAACACATGACTACATGATGGCTGAGCAAGTGTGAAATTGGGAAACGTAGCGGTCTATAAAGCAAAGAAATGCACTGCAAATCTCATCTGTATCACCGAAGCATGCTCTGTATCACAAAGAAATGCTAAAATTGTAATCCGTGAATGAAGGTCAAATATTAACACCAAACAATAATTCGCCAGATGTGAGACAGTATATCACATTCCACTCTTGTATTTCAGAAAACAATCAGATAAATAATTTTTCATCAAGGTATCAATGGAACCTTAGCAACATAAGAGAGATTTACAAAATTAGAGATGCATATAGAAACATAAAGGCATAATTATAGAGTTCACCAGCCAGCTTTTTGGTCATGCAGCAAAAAGTCGCAAAGAAATATAAACAATATGGAAACTAAACCATATAGACCATGTATCATGTATTGAGGTTTATAATCATACAGTAGGAAAATTGTGAATGACATGAAAGGGAACAAATTTGGATATACAAATGGATGTAGACCAAAAACCTGTGAATAAATAAAACTGATGGAAATACTAAGCGCCATGTGACATGTCTGCATTTAAGGTGTAGGAAATCCAACATCTACAAGGCAATTGATAGGTCACTTTCCATCTGGAAAAACAAATCAGTTAGGATATTAGGAAGCACTTAAATATTTAAATATGCAGAGATAGATAGGCAGTGGATTCATGTCCATACGTTCAGCAGTTCGAAGGCATTAAATAAAGATGCTTCTCATATAGCCAAGAATAGACGGTGCCGCAATGAATCCATGAACCATCTCTTCTTTTTCAGAGGTAACTATCACAACCATGTACGAGCTCAATTTGTTCACAAATTGATAAAGTAGATGTACTGCttgaaaaacaaaacaaatagaACATGGAGGAAAGTTTGTGGAAATTAAAAGTGGGTTCCCAGAGCGCTTAGTTACTAAGATTGTTTTTGTAATCGGTTTGAGCAACCTATATCTGCAAATATGAACAAATAGATGAGAGGACAAAGGATCATTAGTGGTAGACCTGTGCTGACCTTTATCAGTGACGACCATGTGGATCCTCGACGGTGTTCCCGGCAAGCTTCAGGGCCTCAGGAAAAGCAAACACAGAGATGTCAGTCAAAACCTAACCAAATCAAGAAGGCCGCAACAACCCCATCGAGATTGAACCCCAGATCCAGACTGAGAAGAAGGACATGAACCTGGACGGCGTCGATCTACTCGAAGACAGCGGCAAGGTAGACCTTGGGGAGTACCAAGCTTGGGCAGATGAAGATGAGGGAAGCGCTTGTAGCCGAGGCCGGTCGTGACCCAAGCGCCGTTGCCGCCAGCAAGGGCCACCGGTCCGCGCAGCTGCCGCATCTGAACCCGTAGCCGCCGGGGGGGAGGAAGAGGACACGACGTGATTCGTCCGCGCAGCGAGGTGGCCATGTTCCGCGCGGCCGACCCACGCCCACGTCGAGGCCCCGGATGGAGCTCTTGAGTGCCTCCACGCCAACCGCGAGCCCCTCGCTAGAAACGGAAAACGCGGCGCGGTCCGACCACCGGCGGTGCCCGCTTAGCCGCTGGCTCCGTGTCGGAGGCACGGACCCCGGCCGCCCTCATGCTAGTGCGCCGTGCACACGCAGCAGGGATCCGCCGGCGCTCACGACCTGGCGGCGCGCCGCCACCCCGAAATCGAAGGCGCGCGTGAGAGAGAGATGCGCGCAGCGGGGGGGAGGGGAGGCGGCTGCGCCCACCGCCGGGGCCTAGCCACGCCGGTGCGCCGGAGGCCGACCGATGTGGCCGCATATctgaagagagggagagggagaggaagagagagaggcagATCTGAAGGACAACGAGGACGATGGTGTGATAACTAACCTGGGCGAGGTCAAACCTAGCTGCCAGCAATGACCTCACTGGCACCGGCACAGGATCTGGTGGGTAGATCGACGGATATGGCCATGGAGTCACCGGAGCGGCCGGCTAGCAGATGCCCTGCGAGACAGAAAGGGATGGGAGCCGGGGAGTCATGAAGCAGACTGCATATTCGCCGAAGCGTCAGCTGCAGAACCTCGCCCACGCCGGAGCGCTGCTGTGCTGGGGGGCTGGGAGCCAACATGCGAGCAAACAACGGGAGCAAACAGTGGAGCCGCGTAGACCACCTGCACCAGCCGCCGCCGTGGGGGAGCTGCGGCCACCGGCGGTCCCCGCTTAGCCGCTGGCGCCGTGTCGGAGGCACGGACCCCGGGCGCTTATGCTGGTGCGCCGCGCACACGTAACGGGGATCCACCGGCACTCACGGCCTGGCTGCGCGCCGCCACCCCGAAAGCGAaggcgcgcgagagagagagatgcgCTCAGCGGGGGGAGGGGAGGCGGCTGCGCCCAACGCCGGGGCCTGGCCACGCCGGTGCGCCGGAGGCCGACCGATGCGGTCGCAGAtctggagagagggagagggagaggaagagagagaggtgCCACCGTGCCGCCCGCGCCATCCGCGCTGCCGCCTCGTCCTATCCGCCTGGATGCGCCGccgcgtggagagagagagaggcaaagAGACAGGAGGTCgacagcagagagagagagagagggaggaaggaggcggcgggGGAAAACTCACTCGTGGCTCACAGTCACAGATGCACGCGCTACAAACAAGCAAGTGGCAACAGTGCATCCACACACATAAACAGATAGTTTATGCATGCACGCAAAGCAAGCAAGGGCTCAGCAGCATGCACGCACGCGTACTCGCATGCGCGCCGACCACCATGCTAATTAGGCACCGGCCATGCATGCTGAGAATCCACCGTCCCCTGCTACGCGCCACCGTCCATTTGCGTGCCACGTACGATTGTCCACCTGCTTCATCTGTCCAATGCCGAACGCATGGAGGAAGGCCGGTTGTGACGCGCTCTATCTGAGCCATGGAATTTCGATTTAACGCACCATCTAAACAGAACGTACGTGGACACCCTGGGAGGCCGCCGATtcggcgtgccttcatatctttaataCTTTGTGGTAACAAATGTTTCACCATGATGCAATGCTATCAGTAGAGGAAGGGCCTCGCGCTGGTCATCAAACTGGACTTTGCAAAGGCCTTTGACATGTACAGTTAACTCGGAAGGGATGCAAACAATAATCTTGGAAGCCTGTGGCTTTAACCTGTAGTGGTGTCAATGGCTTCAGCACAAGCTAGTGCGTAAATATGTTCTGAGAAAAGAGGGCCAAGGTGGTCAATCAAAGGAACCCCGTCCAGGTTGGAGAAGTACAGGGCCTTCCTTGGTGGCCAAGGAGTGATCGTGGAGAGTTTGCCGATGCGCGACCTAGTGGACAAGACCAAAAGGCTAATACACATCAGGGAAACTCCAGCTCCGGGTAGCGTTAAACCTGCAGGGGAGCATCAATGACAGCATGAACTAATTGTCACGGTTTGTAGCGGCCATCCGCTTATGAGTCCATATGCATTGAGAGTTGAGACTGCATCTTTATTGAAATGATCATTTTTTGGATGGATCTTCTATTTTTTATAATGGCTAAATTTTACCATTTTGGAATCTAATTGTACCTAGTCTCTTGGAGAGTTGCTCTTACTGCACTGAAACCACTCTTGCCGTGATGCAGATGTGTTGCCAATATATGAATGAATATAAGGATATATAAACTGTTTATTTATTCGTTGAAAAAGCGGAGCCAATTCTTTCGGGTCTGATTGGTTTCACTTAGGCCTCGTTCGTTTCTCACGGAACGGCCCGGAACGAGACCCAATCCGCCTGGTTCAGAACGACCTGGAACAAAAACCCGGCCAACAAAGATTGCCGTTCGGTTAAGCTTGGCCTGGAATAGAATCCGACCAGTCTTGGACATTCTATGTGATCTACGGCCAGGTTTGCTTCCTCGTCTCTTGACATCCGGAACCAAATCACCTGGATCTCACTTGATCCCCTCCTAGGACCATTCCTACTGCAGTTTCATTCCCAAGAAAACGAACAAGGCCTTATGCGGCCGGATCTGTCTCGTGGATGCAAACAAATCTGGTGGGGCGATTGGTTACTGTAGCAATAGTTGGACAAGGGTTCGGAGAGGCAGATCCTTGCACCCCAACAGTTGCGCGAGGGTTCGGAGGGTCGTTTGCACCGAGGCTGACGACTGGCGACATGCATCTGGCGCGCATGGCAAATTCCCTGAAACCGAACAAGCAGTTGGGCTAGGCTCCGGAGATGCAAATCCTACACCCCAACCAGGATCCCCGAGAAACGTAAAAATTGGATCTGAATTAtcgttcatcttcctcctcacgaATCATTGTTCATCTTCCTtctcgcctccgccgccgccgccgccgccgcccaccgccCCGCCGACCCTAGCGCGGCCGCGGTGGCCTCCTTCTCTCCCTCCCCGATCTTCGGCTTCCACAACGAGCTACGGCCATGGCACCCCCATCCGACCTGGCCCGTCCGCCActccgcctccaccgccgccagccCAACCGCCGTCTCCACCGCCTAGCCGGCCTACCTCCCCCAAAGCCCCCTTCTGAGGCCACCGGATTTGGAGAAGATGACCATGTGGCATCCTTGGATTGGGTAGAAAAATTCAAGTGAGGAAAAGGTTCAAATCACTCGAGTGAAGGATAGCTTTTACCTAAAAATTGGGTCCACGTACTAAGCGCCGAAAATGCATCCTGTGGCTGGCCTTGCATGTTCTGGACCTGTCCAAGATGGGCCTGGCTAAAGCGATGCGGTCCCTGTTCACCAACAGGAAACAAATCAGGCCCAATATTCTCTCTCACTGTGATACTGCTGCTCTCAGGTTGTCAGTTGGGCGTCGGCTCGGGCCTGCAGGATCTCAACAGAACCAAGAGGCTGCTGATGCAGGATCTCAACTTCCCATATCCCAATGCTACCACCCCATCCATCCCACATATATATCGGAAACGATGACGGCGGAATTCGATCCGATCACCGATCAGATCGATGCATTATCTCCGCATCTGCGCATCTTCTTCCATCCAGAAAAGCCCCATTTTCCCAGTGCGGCCATGGATGTGATGCCGCCGCCTCCCAAGAGGCGGAGGCCGCAAAGGCCAAAAGGCAGCCAGTCCCGCCACCAGCAACAACCGCCGCCCGGTCCCGAACCCGTCAGAGGACATGACGGTGCCGGCGGTGGTTGCGAGGCAGTAGCAGCAggcgtcgacgtcgacgtcgatCTGCTGAGCTCCCTCCACGACGACGTCCTGGGCAGCATCATCACGCTGCTGCCCACCAAGGACGGCGCGCGCACGCAGATCCTGTCCCGGCGGTGGCGCCCGCTGTGGCGCTCGGCGTCGGCGCCTCTCAACTTCGAGGCCACGGTCGCCGCCACATCCGCAGCCGTGGACCCTCGGCccacgccgtcgtcgtcggcgcGCTGCAAGCGCACCCGGGCCCCGCCCGCCGCGTCTCGCTCACCTGTCTCGGCCAGTTCCACGACTTCCCGATGGTCGACGGCCTGCTGTCCCACCGCCGCCGGTCCCCCTGCCTCGACAGCCTCCGGCAGTTCGAGCTCTACTACAAGCCCGTCAACGTCGTCCCGGGTGGCCGCCGCCACCCGCCGCCGATGGCGTCCCTGCTCCGCTTCGCGCGCACCCTGCGCGTGCTCACCATATGCTCCGCTGCCTGCTGTTACAGTTACAACCCGTACAGGCTCGTCTTCCCAGCGGAGACGGAGACGGACGCCGCCGGCCGCGCGCTCGAGTTCCCCAACCTCGAGCAGCTTACCCTGAAGCACGTCAGCTTCTCCGACGCCGCCCTCCATGCTGTTCTGTCCGCGTGCCCTGCGCTCCAGAGCTTGGTGCTGCACAAGAACGAAGGCTACGGTCGCCTCGTGATCAGGTCCCCGACGCTACGGAGCCTTGGCGTGTCAGATGGTGCTGAGGTCGTCGTCGAGGACGCTCCGATGCTGGAAAGGCTCATCCCCCGTGAACTATGGCTTGGCGTCCGGATCCAGGTCATCCATGCGCCCAGACTAAAGACACTGGAATATCTGTCTGACAAAATCTCTGAATTTGAGATGGGAACCACAGTTCTCAATAGCTGTACCCGGCCACATATCTTATGCCCTAGGCAGCCTTGCATTTCGATCCATCAAGTGTTTGTGTTATACTCTCCTATATGCTATGCTGTTGGCCTGCTGCACCCACAAAATTTCTCTGAATTTTTACTTGTTTGTTTCAGGGAATGGTACCCGCTGCTGGCGCATCTAGCATGATCCGCACTGTGAAGATTTTAGCCCTCGACAGTCCCCGTGATCTGGATGTTGTTATTGACTTGTTGAAATGCTTTCCGTGCGTGGAGAAGCTGTACATGGTGGGCTGGTGTTGACTTTTTATTTAATCTTTGCGTAAACCTGATTGCACAACTGCTCGTTTTGATCACTCGTATAGTTAATCATACTGCATTGACCCGCTTCTGATATTGTGCTCATGCCCTCCATTTCTTCTTTTCAGGAACTCCATCATTATGGTGATTCGGTTAATGTAAAGGGGAAGCTCAAGAATGCGCGTCGCAATAATGTTCCGCTTGAATGCCTTGACACACATCTGAAGGTGTTGGAGCTGAGAAATTACCGGGGCAGGAGGTCGGAAGAGCTTGATCAGGTTCTTTCTCTCGAATGCTAGAGTGCTAGAATCAATGAAGTTTATGGTCCCTCCCTCCTTACAATTGTTACAAGGGGAAATGGATTGTGAATCAGCGTAAGAAGCTACTGCTGAACATCCGAGCTTCTCGAGGTGCTAGATTTCACTTCGTGATTAGTCGCTGTCTGTCCAGTCGCGTACCCATGGAACACATCCACAATTTAGCTATAGATGATCCCTTTGGCAGATCATCATGTAGCTGCCAATGCGACGATTTCAAGTGATGAGTTTCTCTAGAGTCTAGCTAGGTGGCACATTATTGGCCTTTATTATTCGATTATGCAAACCAATTTTATCAGTTGTGCACTATGAACTTTTGTGCACACATATGGAGTAGATTATTTGTGACAGAGTACTAAATGTTTCCGGGCTTTGCTATTGTTATCAAGTCGTTAATGATTATTGGAAACAATTTTTGACTTCCCATATAGGTGTAGCTGAACCTCCAAAGTGCTTCCAAATGTGCTAGTCGTCAGACCTGATCGTTTGGCCGTCCAGTTGTGCATACGATTGAAACAGGTCTTAATTTTTTGCTGGATAATCTGTTTGATAGATCATTACATACATGAACATTATTTGATTTCCCATTGTTGGGGTTAATAACTAGATAGTTTGTTCTAGTCCGTTCTAGTCGATGGCAGACTGGCCTTTCTGATTTGATTTACTAGAGCCAATTTACTATCAGTTATGCTACATGAATTTGGTATACACATGAATCACATGATCCTTCTCATCGCTGAAATCTTCTAAGGTAGCTTAGCTTTTGCTTATAAATCCATTTCATTCAACACGTGATAAGTTATAAATGTCGTGATTGCAGCATTTTGCGTTCAAATGTATGATGATTTTGAGCAACTAATAAAGTAGCAATGAATTTAACTCTAAATTTGTTAATATATACtctatccgttccaaattataagtcattttggctttcaaGGTACATAGCTTTATGTATTGGCCTAGATATACGATGTGTCTAGAtagaaaaaaaaagctaaaataacTTTTAGCATACAATGTGCCGATGAGAGCATGCTCCTCTGCTCCGTTAGGGCCAGCGTGCGTAGCTCAGTCGATGAGAGCGAGGAAGAGGGAAGAATAGGGAATGACAAGTGAGTCCAATATGCTAGTGTCTATTGGAATAGATTTGAAGACTCTAATTTCTTAAAGACTCCTACTAAAGTAGATGCAAAAATATCATGTTAATTTGAGAGCTCGTGTTGAAGTTGCTCTTACACGATTATTGTGGTGACGTGGTAGTTTAGTTTAGGGGCTCCTATTCATGAAGCATGTGCTAAGAAGGCAACACAAGTACATTTATCTATAACGAAGCGCCGCTATGGCCCCCTCCACAACATTTGAAGCGTCGTCCACAAAAGAATTTTGTGccttttcaaaaaaaagaatttAAAAACATTTTGTATTTTTTAAATTTGTCTAGATAAGATTtcaaaaaatatatttatataatttttCAGAGAAAAACCATGATGATATACAGAAACAATTATCTGAAACGAAGAATGTGGCGGTACAATGGAATTATTGCATTAGCCAGACAATAAAAGTATTCAAGGTAAATAGGTGTTTTAGTAGGATAGAAAACATTGTTTCCAACTAACAAGAAGAAAAATGTTTCAAGTACGTAACATAATCGTTCAGCTGGTAAGCCATTAATATATTCATAGAATAAAAATACAAAAGTTTTGCTTGAATAAAAGTAGGTCAAAACCAAATAGACATTATGTTTTAAGAATGCAGGAGATACATATTGTACCAAGATTTTAGATTGCAACGCGCTCGGACGTCCGATCCGGGGCACTAGCATCAGGCGGTACCCGCTCAGCGAGCGACCGAGCACCCAGCGTGTCGGGCTTGTGAGCAAGCGCCCTAGCAGCGGGGCGCGCACCGCCCCAAACGTCGCCTGCATCGCCAGCCGCCCCAAACGCCAGCCTGCATCCCatgtgcaacatccgatctacttttgaaacattcatatacaatagttgcaacatacaaaagaagacaaatgaaacacttgaaacatgcatcagAACACCTGACAAAAACTTGAAAACAATTGCAAAgaaatgcaacatccagatgaaacacttgcaacatacatatgaaacacttgaaacatacgcttgcaacatgcgtgtatatatgcaatatccagatctacttttgcctGCAACATGCGTGTATATATGCAATATACAGATCTACTTTTgcctgcaacatacgtctgatacagatgaaacatttgggacatacacttaaaacatatgtacatagccattgcaacatgtgcaatatcctgatctacttttgcaacaccgatatgaaacacttgcaacatatctctaaaacatctgaaacaccttaaacatacgtttgcaatatGCGCTTTCAGTGCAACATCACCTTGCTGCAtgggaatggaggctcgtcggcccTAAGGTGGAGAAGGCCGCAATAGGTCGCTTCGGTGGAGAAGGCGACAAGACAGAGAGGGGCACATGGGGAATATGGGGCATGGCACGGCAGAGGACGTGGCGCGGGATGGGGGGAGCTACGTGCAGTGGCGCGGGATGGGGCACACGGGGGGATGGAGGGAGCGGATGGCAATAGGGCCATGTGGCACGGGCAGGAGAGAGCGGATGGTGCAGGCAGGGGCGAGCGGATTGCACGGTGGGGTGGGGGCGAGCGGATGGCGTGGTGGGGCGGGAGCGAACAAAAGGCATGGTGATATCTGCGGTCTGGGAAGCGGCATCCGTGCGGGTCAGACGCCCTGTTCCAAGCATTCCGAAGAGTTATAGAATATGGAAATGGAGGTATAAATAGTGAAAAGGAATAGATAATGGATCCTTGCGCCACGGATTTATTGGGGCCATGGCCACTTATGCAGCACGTGGTTAAACTATAGATAGTTAAAATAAAAAGATGACAAAAATATACCAttactgtcgggtatcgatagtagggatacccaaagcaaggaggttagcgcccatgctgacttcctcagatggagcaagacgtattaaaaggtctcgcccaaggccgcggggctccgtctcgccgaccccttgggttcatgcttcGCTCTCGACCGACCCTAAGGACGCGGTCTCCgttctcgcccgaccccaaggctgcgGGGGTCTcgccaaggccgtgggctccgtctctccCAACCCCAtgggttcgtgctccgtctcacctgaccccttgggtgcgggctccgttctcgcccgaccccaaggctgcAGGGGTCTCGCCAAGGctgcgggctctgtcttgcctgaccccttgggttcgggctccatctcgctcaacccttgggttcatgccccgtcttgcccgacccttgggtgcagactctgtctcgcctgatcccaaggacgtgggttccatctcgtccgacagggacccataccgccgccaaccactttaggtccaagtgtatgggcctgggttaaaactctaacaccagggaagagactggcacacctcgatgtaacccgtggccatgatgggccatacctgaggattcacatcaagaacagcgttggGAGTGCCAGTGTgtttctgcctaaccctcgtacgaatgcTGATAGGCGCGTTAGTTTCACCACGACGTCTGTCGGGGCGGAATGGAACGCCAGACCGGCATACGACGCCTACGCATGGCcgtcagtgacgaacagggccacggacatggagccatccctgttgatgtttataggatcggcgggacccgcatgaaggagaagggacccggtgatcctagaagccttcttctctctctctcattcttctcattttcctccgttgtaacccgcgctttcccttcacctataaaaggggaaataGGGCGCCCCGTGAGGGGGATCTAGATCCGCATGAAGCCAAACCACGAGATAAAAatacaagagcatgacacgaacACATGGCTGAGCAGCAATTGAGCTCTCAGTACTCGTTCACTCCTTTTCACTAGAGACTTTGGATTCATTTCCCTCTCTCTCGCTCATTTGTAACccatactacaaacttttagtg
This DNA window, taken from Miscanthus floridulus cultivar M001 chromosome 13, ASM1932011v1, whole genome shotgun sequence, encodes the following:
- the LOC136502230 gene encoding uncharacterized protein isoform X1, translated to MVDGLLSHRRRSPCLDSLRQFELYYKPVNVVPGGRRHPPPMASLLRFARTLRVLTICSAACCYSYNPYRLVFPAETETDAAGRALEFPNLEQLTLKHVSFSDAALHAVLSACPALQSLVLHKNEGYGRLVIRSPTLRSLGVSDGAEVVVEDAPMLERLIPRELWLGVRIQGMVPAAGASSMIRTVKILALDSPRDLDVVIDLLKCFPCVEKLYMELHHYGDSVNVKGKLKNARRNNVPLECLDTHLKVLELRNYRGRRSEELDQVLSLEC
- the LOC136502230 gene encoding uncharacterized protein isoform X2, giving the protein MVDGLLSHRRRSPCLDSLRQFELYYKPVNVVPGGRRHPPPMASLLRFARTLRVLTICSAACCYSYNPYRLVFPAETETDAAGRALEFPNLEQLTLKHVSFSDAALHAVLSACPALQSLVLHKNEGYGRLVIRSPTLRSLGVSDGAEVVVEDAPMLERLIPRELWLGVRIQVIHAPRLKTLEYLSDKISEFEMGTTVLNSCTRPHILCPRQPCISIHQVEWYPLLAHLA